AATATGCATATTTTTCACCCATAATTCTCCATTAGCAAAAAAGCAAAAAGTATCAACCAAACTAGCTTTTCCTTGACGAATTGATTTAATCTCCGTACCAGTCAAAACAATGCCTGCCGTATACGTATCTGTTAATTCATAATCAAATGTTGCTCGCTTATTCTTTATATTTATAGCTGGCTGTTTCATTTCTAATTGTTAATTAAGTATTGCAGTAAGCTTATTGAAAATAAGCATAATTACTGCGGGAGAAAAAATTAATAAAATAGATGCTGCAAGCGTAAAGCTTAATCTTTTCGCATGGCTCACGGGAATAAGTACGGGAACCCCTTCCCACACTACATAAACCAAATAGAATTGGGCCAACCAACCAATAATTGTAAAGTCAGGTAATACCCCTGTTACAATATTGATTAAAAAAGTAACGACCATTGAATAACCTACAAATTGTTGAACCAACAGTAAATCTTTAGGTAATCCAAAAAACTTTATTCCTAGATAGTTAATAATATAAGCAGCTAAAAAGTACCCACCAAACAAAGCAACAGCCACGGCACAACAACGTGTCATAGCTATTTGAAAGCTTAATGGGCCACCCCAGCCATTAGTTAACAATGAGCCCACAAAAACAGAAAGCCCACAAAAACCAATCATAGGATAAACAAAATCAGTAAAAACCGAGCGCTTATCCTCATGGAAAGAAATTTCCTCCCAAGCCTTAGCCGGAGAGGAAATCAATAGTAATGCTATTTTAAAAAGTTTTCTATAATTCAATTAAAATCATATTTACAATGTATATTCTTTTCCAAGACCTGATTATCGGGTCCTTTAGCTGATAGTTTTACCCAAACTGAATCATTTTTAGGTTGAAGACCTTCAACGTAAGGCAACTTAAAGCTATATTCCATAGTTGTCGACTGTGAATAATTAGTCCCCCCTCCTTTTGAGTAATTGAGTTTTACATACAGCGTGTCATTACCCACTTTTTGCTTGTACAAATCAAAATCAATTGAGTTACTAGTATAATAAAAACCAACGCGAACTGTCGCATAGCCATTAGCATACCAGAAATTAGGCATACTTGCTACATTATAATCATTTTGCAATGTATCAGGTCTTAAATTAAATTCCTTTACATTAACAACATACCCTCCTACAATCGTCACCGAATAATTCGTCTTTCCA
This is a stretch of genomic DNA from uncultured Bacteroides sp.. It encodes these proteins:
- a CDS encoding Yip1 family protein, with the protein product MNYRKLFKIALLLISSPAKAWEEISFHEDKRSVFTDFVYPMIGFCGLSVFVGSLLTNGWGGPLSFQIAMTRCCAVAVALFGGYFLAAYIINYLGIKFFGLPKDLLLVQQFVGYSMVVTFLINIVTGVLPDFTIIGWLAQFYLVYVVWEGVPVLIPVSHAKRLSFTLAASILLIFSPAVIMLIFNKLTAILN